The DNA sequence ACAACGCACGCAAACAGCGCCGCACGCGCATGCTCGCGGGCCTGGCCGGGCTCCTCGCCCTCGTGCTGTGCGCGGGCGGCTGGATGCTCTGGGCCGCGGCCGACGACAGCGAGGCGGGGGACCAGGGCGCCAAGGCCGTCCAGCAGGCTCCGGACGCCATCAGGAACACCGTGGAGACGGCCCCGAGCTCTCCCGTGGGCCACCTGGCCGTCGACTACCAGGAGAAGAGGTTCGCGCAGCGGTTCGGCCGGGACGCGTCCGTGCGGGCCCCCGGCACCTGGGCGACGGACAAGACGCTCGTACGCGGTGTGGGCGGCACGCTCAAGGGCTTCGCGTTCGGTACGTCCAAGGAGGTGTGGTCGACCGAGCTCGGCGGCCCCGTCTGCGGCACGACCCGCCACGTCACCGCCGACGGCCGCACCGCCGTCCTCTTCCAGGAGCCCGTGAAGGCCCCCGACGACGACAAGAAGAAGGACGGCAAGAAGAAGGACGGCGAGAAGGACAAGAAGGGGGCCAAGAAGCCCAAGGGCAAGAAGGGCGACGACAAGAACAAGAAGAAGGGGAGCAAGAAGGACGACAAGAGGAAGGGCAAGGACAGGGATAAGGGCAAGGGCAAGGGCAAGGACAAGAAGGACCGCGCCGACGCCCCCGCCCCGGCTCCTTGCACCCAGCTCGCCCTCGTCGACCTCGACACCGGCAAGAAGCTCTGGCAGGTCACCCTCCCCGACGCCAAGGACGCCTCCCCGACGAGCACGAACGTGACCATGACCCGCGGGACGGTCACCGTCGCCTGGAGCCGGGGCTCCGCCGCGTACGACATGAAGGGCGGCGAGCGGCTCTGGCAGGACACGCGCCCCTCGGTCTGCGGCAACGCGGGCCTGGCCGGCGGGAACGTGCTGCTCGTCCTGCGCGAGTGCGGAGCCGACGCCGACCGCACGTACCGCGTCCAGCGCCTCGACCCGCGTACGGGCAAGGCGCTGTGGACGTACGGCGTCGCCAGCGGTGTCCAGCGCGTGCACCTCGTGTCGTCCGAGCCCGCCGTGGTGGCCGTCGCGGTCAGGGGCACCGGAGTGGACAAGCTGCTCGCTCTCGACGACCTCGGCGCCTACCGGTCCACGGTCGACATGCCGGAGGGCCGCTACATCGACGACTGCTTCACGGCGCGCTTCGGGACCGTGGAGACCTGCGACGCCATCGTGGCGGAGCGCGACCGGCTGTTCCTCGCGACCAAGCCCAAGGACCCCGAGGTGAACCGGATCGTCTCGTTCGATCTCGCGACGGGCAAGGTCGTGCGGAAGTTCGAGTCCCGGGGCCGCGGCGCGATGTACCCGCTGGAGCTCAGCGGCGGCAGGCTCCTCGCCTTCAGGGGGAGCGCCGACGGCGTCGCCCCGGACGCCGTGGTGAGCCTGGACCCGGAATCGGGCAGGGAGACGCCGTTCCTGCTTTTCAGCGTCCCCGAAGGCGCCGGACCCGTGAAGCCGGGGGAGACCGACGTGCTGGTCGAGGGAGGCCGCGTGTTCATCGCCCCCAAGGAGCTCCGCGCCGAGCCGGGCGAGCGGGCGGAGGGCGCGGCCTACGGCGCCCTCGGCGTCGAGGGCGCGTGACCGGCGACCGCCCCTGAGCAGCGGCCGGTCCGCCGTCGGACCGCCGTCGGACCGACGGCGGAGAGGCGACACGCCCAGGCTGGTACGCTGTGTAACGCTCGCATGTCTGCGCACATCCCCAGGCCCCGGCCGGTGGACCGCGCGACGCGGCATCCCGCCGCAAGGCGGACCCCACCTCTCCCAGGTGGACCCCCTGCCTCCCGAGTACCGGAAGCACCCCTGAGAAGAAGACCAGGGGCGCTCGGAGGCGACCAAGACATCACAAGGAGTACGCGTGTCGCTCGACGCCGCCACGAAGAAGCAGATCATGACCGAGTTCGGCCAGAAGGAGGGCGACACCGGCTCCCCCGAGGTCCAGGTCGCGCTTCTCTCCCGCCGCATCTCGGACCTGACCGAGCACCTGAAGACGCACAAGCACGACCACCACTCCCGTCGTGGCCTGCTGATCCTGGTCGGCCAGCGTCGCCGCCTGCTGCAGTACCTGGCCAAGAAGGACATCCAGCGCTTCCGTGCCCTGGTCGACCGCCTCGGCATCCGCCGCGGTGCGGCCGGCGGCGCCAAGTAAGACGCCGTGAAGGGAGCGGTTCCCACTCGAAGCACTCGAAGGGGGCCGCTCCCTTTGCTGTACGTGCGCGGTGTCACCGACGCTTTGTAGTCTGGTGACGTCCGACACAGCCCCGGACGTGTGCGCGGGGCCGAGCGCGCCCGCGCAGGCACGACGCACGCCCACGGGCACAACCACATAAGGAGAAGCGCTCCCAGCCGCCGCCGGTCCTCGGTAGTGGTCTCCGGGATACGCGAGTACGAGTCCCGGGGGCTTCGATCGAAGACCGGCCCGCACCCAAGGCGCGCTTCTCCGTACCGCTCCCACGCCACACGGGCAGGGGCGGACCCCGGGCCACACGGGCCCGAGGTGAAAAGACGCTACGTAACGGAGAAACCGCTGGTGGAGAACGAGACCCACTACGCCGAGGCCGTCATCGACAACGGCACCTTCGGCACCCGCACCATCCGCTTCGAGACGGGCCGCCTGGCCCGTCAGGCCGCCGGTTCCGCCGTGGCCTACCTGGACGACGACACGATGGTCCTCTCGGCCACCACCGCGTCCAAGAAGCCCAAGGACCAGCTCGACTTCTTCCCCCTGACGGTGGACGTCGAGGAGCGGATGTACGCCGCCGGCAAGATCCCCGGCAGCTTCTTCCGTCGTGAGGGCCGGCCCTCCGAGGACGCGATCCTCACCTGCCGCCTGATCGACCGCCCGCTGCGCCCGTCCTTCAAGAAGGGCCTGCGCAACGAGATCCAGATCGTCGAGACGATCATGGCGCTCAACCCCGACCACCTGTACGACGTGGTCGCGATCAACGCCGCCTCCTGCTCCACGCAGCTGGCCGGCCTGCCCTTCTCGGGCCCGATCGGCGGCACCCGCGTGGCGCTCATCAAGGGCCAGTGGGTCGCCTTCCCGACGCACACCGAGCTCGAGGACGCCGTCTTCGACATGGTCGTCGCCGGTCGCGTCCTGGAGGACGGCGACGTCGCGATCATGATGGTCGAGGCCGAGGCCACCGAGAAGACCATCGAGCTCGTCAAGGGCGGCGCCGAGGCGCCGACCGAGGAGGTCGTCGCCGCCGGTCTCGAGGCCGCGAAGCCCTTCATCAAGGTCCTGTGCAAGGCCCAGTCGGACCTCGCCGCCAAGGCCGCCAAGCCCGAGGGCGAGTTCCCGGTCTTCCTCGACTACGAGGACGACGTGCTCGAGGCCCTCACGGCCGCCGTCAAGCCCGAGCTCGCCCAGGCGCTGACCATCGCGGGCAAGCAGGAGCGCGAGACCGAGCTGGACCGCGTCAAGGCGCTGGCCGGCGAGAAGCTGCTCCCGGAGTTCGAGGGCCGCGAGAAGGAGATCTCCGCCGCGTACCGCTCGCTGACCAAGTCCCTGGTCCGTGAGCGCGTCATCAAGGAGAAGAAGCGCATCGACGGCCGCGGTGTCACCGACATCCGCACCCTGGCCGCCGAGGTCGAGGCCATCCCGCGCGTGCACGGCTCCGCCCTGTTCGAGCGCGGCGAGACCCAGATCCTGGGTGTGACGACGCTGAACATGCTCCGGATGGAGCAGCAGCTCGACACGCTGTCCCCGGTGACGCGCAAGCGCTACATGCACAACTACAACTTCCCGCCGTACTCCGTCGGCGAGACCGGCCGCGTCGGCTCCCCGAAGCGCCGCGAGATCGGCCACGGCGCGCTCGCCGAGCGCGCGATCATGCCGGTCCTGCCGACGCGCGAGGAGTTCCCCTACGCGATCCGTCAGGTGTCCGAGGCCCTCGGCTCCAACGGCTCGACGTCGATGGGCTCGGTCTGCGCCTCCACCATGTCGCTGCTGAACGCCGGTGTGCCCCTGAAGGCCCCGGTCGCCGGCATCGCCATGGGCCTGATCTCCCAGGAGATCAACGGCGAGACGCACTACGTCGCCCTCACCGACATCCTCGGTGCCGAGGACGCCTTCGGCGACATGGACTTCAAGGTCGCCGGCACCAAGGAGTTCGTCACCGCCCTCCAGCTCGACACCAAGCTGAACGGCATCCCGGCCTCCGTCCTGGCCGCCGCCCTGAAGCAGGCTCGCGACGCCCGCCTGCACATCCTCGACGTGATGATGGAAGCGATCGACGTTCCGGACGAGATGTCCCCGAACGCGCCGCGGATCATCACCGTCAAGATCCCGGTGGACAAGATCGGTGAGGTCATCGGCCCGAAGGGCAAGATGATCAACCAGATCCAGGAGGACACCGGCGCCGACATCACGATCGAGGACGACGGCACCATCTACATCGGTGCCGCCGACGGCCCGGCCGCCGAGGCCGCCCGCGCCACGATCAACGGCATCGCCAACCCGACCATGCCGGAGGTCGGCGAGCGCTACCTGGGCACCGTCGTGAAGACGACGACCTTCGGCGCGTTCGTCTCGCTGCTCCCGGGCAAGGACGGTCTGCTGCACATCTCGCAGATCCGCAAGCTCGCCGGCGGCAAGCGCGTGGAGAACGTCGAGGACGTCCTCGGCGTGGGCCAGAAGGTCCAGGTCGAGATCGCCGAGATCGACTCCCGCGGCAAGCTCTCCCTGATCCCCGTGGTCGAGGGCGAGGAAGGCTCCGAGGACGCGAAGGACGACGCCGCCAAGTGACGTCCCGTAGCTCCAAGGCGACGGCCCGCACCTCCTCGGAGGCGCGGGCCGTCGCCCGTACCCAAACCTTGATCAAGGGCCGGAACGGCATCGGCACGGTCCGCAAGACCACCCTCCCCGGAGGGCTGCGCGTCGTCACCGAGACCCTCCCGTCGGTCCGCTCGGCCACCTTCGGCATCTGGGCCAACGTCGGCTCCCGGGACGAGACGCCGTCCCTGAACGGCGCGACGCACTACTTGGAGCACCTCCTCTTCAAGGGCACCGAGAAGCGCAGCGCCCTGGACATCTCCTCCGCGATCGACGCCGTCGGCGGCGAGATGAACGCGTTCACGGCCAAGGAGTACACGTGCTACTACGCGCGCGTGCTCGACACCGACCTGCCGCTGGCCATCGACGTGGTCTGCGACATGCTGACCGGCTCGCTGATCCGCCAGGAGGACGTCGACGCCGAGCGCGGCGTCATCCTCGAAGAGATCGCGATGACGGAGGACGACCCGGGCGACTGCGTGCACGACCTGTTCGCGCACACGATGCTCGGCGACACCCCGCTCGGCCGTCCGGTCCTCGGCACGGTGGACACGATCAACGCCCTCACCGCGGACCGCATCCGCCGGTTCTACAAGCGGCACTACGACCCCACCCACCTGGTCGTCGCCGCCGCGGGCAACGTGGACCACCAGAAGGTCGTCCGCCAGGTCCGGGCCGCGTTCGAGAAGGCGGGCGCCCTCACGCGCACCGACGCCACGCCGATCGCCCCGCGCGCGGGCCTGCGCCGCGTGCGCGCCTCGGGCCACGTCGAGGTCGTCGACCGCAAGACCGAGCAGGCCCACGTCATCCTCGGCATGCCGGGCCTGGCCCGCACCGACGAGCGCCGCTGGGCCATGGGCGTGCTGAACACCGCGCTCGGCGGCGGCATGTCCTCGCGCCTGTTCCAGGAGGTCCGCGAGAAGCGGGGCCTGGCCTACAGCGTGTACTCGTACACCTCGGCGTTCGCCGACGCGGGCCTGTTCGGCGTGTACGCGGGCTGCCGTCCCAGCCAGGTCCACGACGTCCTCAAGATCTGCCGCGACGAGCTCGACCACGTCGCCGAGCACGGTCTGACGGACGACGAGGTCCGGCGCGCGGTGGGCCAGCTCGCGGGCTCCACGGTCCTCGGCCTCGAGGACTCCGGCGCGATCATGAACCGCATCGGCAAGAGCGAGCTGTGCTGGGGCGAGCAGATGTCGGTCGACGACATGCTGGCCAGGATCGCGGAGGTCACCCCGGACGAGGTGCGCGAGGTGGCCCGCGACATCCTGGGGCAGCGCCCGTCGCTCTCGGCGATAGGCCCGCTCAAGGACAAGCAGGCCGCCCGCCTGCACGAAGCGGTGGCCTAGGCCCGGGACTCCCCGGGCCCCGGCCCCGTACGACTCATAACTCGGTTAAGGAAACAGGCAGATGAGCAAGCTGCGCGTGGCGGTCATCGGCGCCAAGGGCCGGATCGGCTCGGAAGCGGTACGAGCCGTCGAGGCGGCCGACGACATGGAACTGGTGGCGGCCCTCGGCCGCGGCGACAAGCTGGAGGCGCTGGTCGAGACCGGCGCCCAGGTCGTCGTCGAGCTGACCACGCCCGGTTCCGTGATGGGCAACCTCGACTTCTGCGTCCGGCACGGCATCCACGCCGTCGTCGGTACGACCGGCTGGACCGACGAGCGCCTCGCGCAGCTGCGGACCTGGCTCGACGCGTCCCCGGAGACCGGTGTGCTCATCGCGCCGAACTTCTCCATCGGCGCGGTCCTGACCATGAAGTTCGCGCAGCTCGCGGCCCCCTACTTCGACTCCGTCGAGGTCGTCGAGTTGCACCACCCGCACAAGGCGGACGCCCCCAGCGGCACCGCCACGCGCACCGCCCAGCTCATCGCCGCCGCCCGCGAGCGCGCGGGCAGCGCCCCGCAGCCGGACGCCACGGAGACCGCCCTCGACGGCGCCCGCGGCGCGGACGTCGACGGCGTCCGGGTGCACGCGGTGCGCCTGAACGGCCTCCTGGCCCACCAGGAGGTCCTGCTCGGCGGCGAGGGCGAGACCCTCACGCTCCGCCACGACTCGCTGCACCACAGCAGCTTCATGCCGGGCATCCTCCTGGGCGCCCGCCGGGTGGTGGAGACCCCGGGCCTTACCTTCGGCCTGGAACACTTCCTGGATCTGGACTGAGCCGAGCCGACACCATGCGCGCAAAGATCACCTACGCCGTCACGGCTGCCGTCCTGGTCGTCTACTTCGTCCTGGTCGGCAGCCGTGGCGTGCTGCTCATACAGCACGGCACCGTGCTCACCGTGACCTTCGGGGTCGCGGTGCTCATCCTGCCGGTCATCGGCGTGTGGTTCCTGTGGCAGAACACGCGCTTCGTCCAGCGTGCCAACCGGCTCGCGGCCGAGCTCGAGGCCGAAGGCGGCCTGCCCGTCGACGAGTTGAAGCGCACGCCCGGCGGGCGCATCGACCGCGACTCGGCCGACGAGGTCTTCGCCCGGCGCAAGGCCGAGACGGAGGACACCCCGGACGACTGGCGCTGCTGGTTCCGCCTCGCCATCGCCTACCACGACGCCCGGGACACCCCTCGCGCGCGGAAGGCCATGCAGCGGGCGATCGCCCTGCACGAGGGAAGGCCGCTGAGCGCCTAGGCCGTACGGCGGTACTCGTCGGCCCACACCTCGATGGTGTCGGCGGCCCGGTCGAAGGCGGTGCGGCGCGCGAGGAAGTCCGCCCCGCGGTCGGTGAGCAGCGTCGCCCGCTCGTCCGCGGGCCGGTCCAGGCGGACGAGCATCAGGGCCTGCCCCTGCACCGTGCGGGGCAGGCCGAGCCACCGCACGGGCTGCTGGATGGTGCGCACGGAGGCGACCCGCGCCCACGGCACGGTCCGGGTGCGCAGGAAGGTCACATGGCGCAGGCCGAGCGCGCTGACCCAGGTGCCCACGCGCAGCAGCCGGATGGCGGCGCAGATGACGAGGACGGCCACGCCCACGCAGATGCCCGCCCCCGGCAGGGCGCCCGCGAAGGCGATGATCACGGCGGCCACGAGGACGTACGAGGCGAGGAGCAGCAGGACCGCCGATGCGGCGACGCGCCAGGGCCCCGGACGGTAGGGCCGCCGCCAGTGGTCGCGGTCGTCGAACGGGAGCGCGGCGTCCTTGGCCGCGTCGTCGAATGCGCGGTCCGCGGTCAAGAAGGGCAGGGGCACGGCTGGTCCTCACTCACTCCACGCACGGGTTGTGCCCGGTGAGGCTATCGAGCCGTGTCCCCCGCTACCAGCGTTGGGGGCCCAAGGGGGTGCCCGACGGGGCCAAGGGGGTGCCTCGGCGCCCGTCCGTGTCGTACGAGGCCGTCAGCGGCCGTCGGAGGCCTCGGACTGCTGGGTCTTCGCCGGTGACTGGTCGGCGGACATCGCGGGCATGCCGAAGAGCACGGAACCCACGAGACCGGCGACCACGGTGAGCCCGATGAGCGTACGACCGACGACCTGACCGGCCGTGGCGCGCTCACGGGGTGGGGGAGTGACGTTGCTGCGGAACTTGTCGGCTTCGGCGATGAAGGCGAACGGAACGGGCTCTCGCCGACGGAACATGGGGCGCGCTTCTCCTCACGAGTCTCGAACGGAACTCTGTTGCCTAGACAGACGCTCGAATCGACCAAAAGGTGCCCAGTTTCGGCAAATTCGCCGAAGATTGCCATGAGAGGGCACTGCAGGGCCGATTGTCGGCGCCGCGCCGGGCGGGACCCCGAGCGCCCCAAGGGGCTGGCCGAACCCCGGAGTCGGGCACATCCGGCCCGGCACGGCACAGATGTACGGATGGGCCGACGGAAGTGTCCGTATTGCGGCTTTTCTAGAAGTTCATCTAGCCTGATCAAACGGACCCGGCACTGCTTGAACCCCCGAGCAGGCAGTGCCGGGCTCCATGAGTGTCAGACCCAGCACATCCCCCGAGGGGCGACCCCGCGCTGAGCAGCGAGTAGCGTGTTACCCATGGCTCCGACCTCGACTCCGCAGACCCCCTTCGGGCGGGTCCTCACCGCCATGGTCACGCCCTTCACGGCGGACGGCGCACTCGACCTCGACGGCGCGCAGCAGCTCGCCGCCCACCTGGTGGACGCAGGCAACGACGGCCTGATCGTCAACGGCACCACCGGCGAGTCCCCGACCACCAGCGACGCGGAGAAAAACGAGCTCGTACGGGCCGTCCTCGAGGCGGTCGGAGACCGCGCCCACGTCGTCGCCGGCGTCGGGACCAACGACACCCGCCACAGCATCGAGCTGGCCCGCGCCGCCCAGGACGCCGGCGCCCACGGCCTGCTCACCGTCACTCCGTACTACAACAAGCCCCCGCAGGAAGGCCTCTACCGGCACTTCACCGCGATCGCCGACGCCACCGAGCTGCCGGTGATGCTGTACGACATCCCGGGCCGCAGCGGCGTACCGATCAACACCGAAACGATCGTGCGCCTGGCCGAGCACCCGCGTATCGTCGCCAACAAGGACGCCAAGGGCGACCTCGGCCGAGCCAGCTGGGCCATCGCCCGCTCCGGTCTCGCCTGGTACTCCGGTGACGACATGCTCAACCTGCCGCTCCTCTCGGTCGGCGCGTGCGGCTTCGTCTCCGTCGTCGGCCACGTCGTCACACCCGAGCTGCGCGCCCTGCTCGAAGCGCACCTCAACGGCGACGTACAGAAGGCCACGGAGATCCACCAGAAGCTGCTCCCGGTGTTCACGGGCATGTTCCGTACGCAGGGAGTGATCACCACCAAGGCGGCGCTCGCCCTGCAGGGCCGCCCCGCGGGACCGCTGCGCCTGCCGCTCGTGGAGCTCTCTCCGGAGGAGACGGCCCAGCTCAAGATCGATCTTGCGGCCGGCGGGGTACAGCTCTAAACACAGACTTCACAACTCAATACGCAACACATCGCAGGCCAGGTGCCTGCACCCACAACTGCTACTGCACGAACGTCACGCGCGCCACGTGCCCCGGAGGTACGTGGCGCGCGTGGTGAGGAGAGTCTTTTGAGTCATCCGCATCCTGAACTCGGCGCCCCGCCGAAGCTCCCGAAGGGCGGCCTGCGGGTCACCCCGCTGGGCGGCCTCGGCGAGATCGGCCGGAACATGACGGTCTTCGAGTACGACGGGCGTCTGCTGATCGTCGACTGCGGAGTGCTCTTCCCTGAGGAGGAGCAGCCCGGAATCGACCTGATCCTGCCGGACTTCACGTCCATCCGTGACCGCCTCGACGACATCGAGGGCATCGTGCTCACGCACGGCCACGAGGACCACATCGGCGGTGTCCCCTTCCTCCTGCGCGAGAAGCCGGACATCCCGCTGATCGGCTCCAAGCTGACCCTCGCCCTGATCGAGGCGAAGCTCCAGGAGCACCGCATCCGCCCGTACACGCTCGAGGTCGCCGAGGGCGACCGGGAGCGTCTCGGCCCCTTCGACTGCGAGTTCGTCGCGGTCAACCACTCCATCCCGGACGCCCTCGCGGTCGCGATCCGCACCCCCGCGGGCATGGTCGTGCACACGGGCGACTTCAAGATGGACCAGCTGCCCCTCGACCGGCGCCTGACCGACCTGCACGCGTTCGCGCGGCTGAGCGAGGAGGGCATCGACCTCCTCCTCTCCGACTCCACGAACGCCGAGGTCCCGGGCTTCGTACCGCCCGAGCGGGACATCTCGAACGTCCTGCGTCAGGTCTTCGCGGGCGCCCGCAAGCGCATCATCGTGGCGAGCTTCGCCAGCCACGTCCACCGCATCCAGCAGATTCTGGACGCGGCCCACGAGTACGGCCGCCGGGTCGCCTTCGTCGGCCGCTCGATGGTCCGCAACATGGGTATCGCCCGTGACCTCGGCTATCTGCGGGTGCCGCCGGGCCTGGTCGTGGACGTCAAGACGCTCGACGACCTGCCGGACCACGAGGTCGTCCTGGTCTGCACGGGTTCGCAGGGCGAGCCGATGGCGGCCCTGTCCCGCATGGCCAACCGGGACCACCAGATCCGCATCGTCTCGGGCGACACGGTGATCCTGGCGTCGTCGCTCATCCCCGGCAACGAGAACGCGGTCTACCGCGTGATCAACGGCCTCACCCGCTGGGGTGCGAACGTCGTCCACAAGGGCAACGCCAAGGTGCACGTCTCCGGCCACGCATCGGCGGGCGAGCTGCTGTACTTCTACAACATCTGCAAGCCCAAGAACCTGATGCCGGTCCACGGCGAATGGCGCCACCTGCGCGCCAACGCCGAGCTCGGTGCCCTCACCGGCGTCCCGCACGACCGCATCGTCATCGCCGAGGACGGCGTCGTCGTCGACCTCGTCGAGGGCAAGGCCAAGATCGTCGGCAAGGTCCAGGCGGGCTATGTGTACGTGGACGGCCTCTCGGTCGGCGACGTCACCGAGCCGGCGCTCAAGGACCGCCGGATCCTCGGCGAGGAGGGCATCATCTCGGTCTTCGTCGTCGTCGACTCGACGACCGGCAAGATCACCGGTGGCCCGCACATCCAGGCTCGTGGCTCGGGCATCGAGGACGGGACCTTCGGCGAGGTCGTCCCGAGGATCCAGGAAGTCCTGGAGAAGTCGGCCCAGGACGGCGTCGTCGAACCGCACCAGCTGCAGCAGCTCATCCGCCGCACGCTGGGCAAGTGGGTGTCGGACAACTACCGCCGCCGCCCGATGATCCTGCCCGTCGTCGTCGAGGTCTGAGCCCCTCGGGCCGGCCTGACGACGCGAGCTCCGGAGCGGGGCGCCTCGATTTGCATCGAGGCGCCCCG is a window from the Streptomyces spectabilis genome containing:
- a CDS encoding PQQ-binding-like beta-propeller repeat protein, producing MSQGPPRSQFTQSVLAVDNARKQRRTRMLAGLAGLLALVLCAGGWMLWAAADDSEAGDQGAKAVQQAPDAIRNTVETAPSSPVGHLAVDYQEKRFAQRFGRDASVRAPGTWATDKTLVRGVGGTLKGFAFGTSKEVWSTELGGPVCGTTRHVTADGRTAVLFQEPVKAPDDDKKKDGKKKDGEKDKKGAKKPKGKKGDDKNKKKGSKKDDKRKGKDRDKGKGKGKDKKDRADAPAPAPCTQLALVDLDTGKKLWQVTLPDAKDASPTSTNVTMTRGTVTVAWSRGSAAYDMKGGERLWQDTRPSVCGNAGLAGGNVLLVLRECGADADRTYRVQRLDPRTGKALWTYGVASGVQRVHLVSSEPAVVAVAVRGTGVDKLLALDDLGAYRSTVDMPEGRYIDDCFTARFGTVETCDAIVAERDRLFLATKPKDPEVNRIVSFDLATGKVVRKFESRGRGAMYPLELSGGRLLAFRGSADGVAPDAVVSLDPESGRETPFLLFSVPEGAGPVKPGETDVLVEGGRVFIAPKELRAEPGERAEGAAYGALGVEGA
- the rpsO gene encoding 30S ribosomal protein S15 → MSLDAATKKQIMTEFGQKEGDTGSPEVQVALLSRRISDLTEHLKTHKHDHHSRRGLLILVGQRRRLLQYLAKKDIQRFRALVDRLGIRRGAAGGAK
- a CDS encoding polyribonucleotide nucleotidyltransferase, encoding MENETHYAEAVIDNGTFGTRTIRFETGRLARQAAGSAVAYLDDDTMVLSATTASKKPKDQLDFFPLTVDVEERMYAAGKIPGSFFRREGRPSEDAILTCRLIDRPLRPSFKKGLRNEIQIVETIMALNPDHLYDVVAINAASCSTQLAGLPFSGPIGGTRVALIKGQWVAFPTHTELEDAVFDMVVAGRVLEDGDVAIMMVEAEATEKTIELVKGGAEAPTEEVVAAGLEAAKPFIKVLCKAQSDLAAKAAKPEGEFPVFLDYEDDVLEALTAAVKPELAQALTIAGKQERETELDRVKALAGEKLLPEFEGREKEISAAYRSLTKSLVRERVIKEKKRIDGRGVTDIRTLAAEVEAIPRVHGSALFERGETQILGVTTLNMLRMEQQLDTLSPVTRKRYMHNYNFPPYSVGETGRVGSPKRREIGHGALAERAIMPVLPTREEFPYAIRQVSEALGSNGSTSMGSVCASTMSLLNAGVPLKAPVAGIAMGLISQEINGETHYVALTDILGAEDAFGDMDFKVAGTKEFVTALQLDTKLNGIPASVLAAALKQARDARLHILDVMMEAIDVPDEMSPNAPRIITVKIPVDKIGEVIGPKGKMINQIQEDTGADITIEDDGTIYIGAADGPAAEAARATINGIANPTMPEVGERYLGTVVKTTTFGAFVSLLPGKDGLLHISQIRKLAGGKRVENVEDVLGVGQKVQVEIAEIDSRGKLSLIPVVEGEEGSEDAKDDAAK
- a CDS encoding M16 family metallopeptidase, with protein sequence MTSRSSKATARTSSEARAVARTQTLIKGRNGIGTVRKTTLPGGLRVVTETLPSVRSATFGIWANVGSRDETPSLNGATHYLEHLLFKGTEKRSALDISSAIDAVGGEMNAFTAKEYTCYYARVLDTDLPLAIDVVCDMLTGSLIRQEDVDAERGVILEEIAMTEDDPGDCVHDLFAHTMLGDTPLGRPVLGTVDTINALTADRIRRFYKRHYDPTHLVVAAAGNVDHQKVVRQVRAAFEKAGALTRTDATPIAPRAGLRRVRASGHVEVVDRKTEQAHVILGMPGLARTDERRWAMGVLNTALGGGMSSRLFQEVREKRGLAYSVYSYTSAFADAGLFGVYAGCRPSQVHDVLKICRDELDHVAEHGLTDDEVRRAVGQLAGSTVLGLEDSGAIMNRIGKSELCWGEQMSVDDMLARIAEVTPDEVREVARDILGQRPSLSAIGPLKDKQAARLHEAVA
- the dapB gene encoding 4-hydroxy-tetrahydrodipicolinate reductase, coding for MSKLRVAVIGAKGRIGSEAVRAVEAADDMELVAALGRGDKLEALVETGAQVVVELTTPGSVMGNLDFCVRHGIHAVVGTTGWTDERLAQLRTWLDASPETGVLIAPNFSIGAVLTMKFAQLAAPYFDSVEVVELHHPHKADAPSGTATRTAQLIAAARERAGSAPQPDATETALDGARGADVDGVRVHAVRLNGLLAHQEVLLGGEGETLTLRHDSLHHSSFMPGILLGARRVVETPGLTFGLEHFLDLD
- a CDS encoding tetratricopeptide repeat protein, with protein sequence MRAKITYAVTAAVLVVYFVLVGSRGVLLIQHGTVLTVTFGVAVLILPVIGVWFLWQNTRFVQRANRLAAELEAEGGLPVDELKRTPGGRIDRDSADEVFARRKAETEDTPDDWRCWFRLAIAYHDARDTPRARKAMQRAIALHEGRPLSA
- the dapA gene encoding 4-hydroxy-tetrahydrodipicolinate synthase, which gives rise to MAPTSTPQTPFGRVLTAMVTPFTADGALDLDGAQQLAAHLVDAGNDGLIVNGTTGESPTTSDAEKNELVRAVLEAVGDRAHVVAGVGTNDTRHSIELARAAQDAGAHGLLTVTPYYNKPPQEGLYRHFTAIADATELPVMLYDIPGRSGVPINTETIVRLAEHPRIVANKDAKGDLGRASWAIARSGLAWYSGDDMLNLPLLSVGACGFVSVVGHVVTPELRALLEAHLNGDVQKATEIHQKLLPVFTGMFRTQGVITTKAALALQGRPAGPLRLPLVELSPEETAQLKIDLAAGGVQL
- a CDS encoding ribonuclease J, yielding MSHPHPELGAPPKLPKGGLRVTPLGGLGEIGRNMTVFEYDGRLLIVDCGVLFPEEEQPGIDLILPDFTSIRDRLDDIEGIVLTHGHEDHIGGVPFLLREKPDIPLIGSKLTLALIEAKLQEHRIRPYTLEVAEGDRERLGPFDCEFVAVNHSIPDALAVAIRTPAGMVVHTGDFKMDQLPLDRRLTDLHAFARLSEEGIDLLLSDSTNAEVPGFVPPERDISNVLRQVFAGARKRIIVASFASHVHRIQQILDAAHEYGRRVAFVGRSMVRNMGIARDLGYLRVPPGLVVDVKTLDDLPDHEVVLVCTGSQGEPMAALSRMANRDHQIRIVSGDTVILASSLIPGNENAVYRVINGLTRWGANVVHKGNAKVHVSGHASAGELLYFYNICKPKNLMPVHGEWRHLRANAELGALTGVPHDRIVIAEDGVVVDLVEGKAKIVGKVQAGYVYVDGLSVGDVTEPALKDRRILGEEGIISVFVVVDSTTGKITGGPHIQARGSGIEDGTFGEVVPRIQEVLEKSAQDGVVEPHQLQQLIRRTLGKWVSDNYRRRPMILPVVVEV